In Oryzias melastigma strain HK-1 linkage group LG14, ASM292280v2, whole genome shotgun sequence, the DNA window GGCAAAGGCGTTCTTTACAAATACTGTATGTCGAAATGAGATAGCGAGTAGACGGCACCTCCGATTTAGCCGCTGTTTACAGGGACATGaggtagaaaagaaaaatactgctGGAACGCCCATGTGCTGCAGGCTGCAGCCGCTCTGAGCGCATTACAAAGACTCAACGTAAGGTCTTAGTAGACATATTACAAATTGTGGATGTAtcataaaatgatgtaaaagtCCAGGTACTGTAGCTTGGCTTGTATCTTTTCAGTTTTCTATCTATCTAAACTGTAAGCTTTAGTCTTGCTTTCTAGTTTCTGACATGAACGAACCCCCAATCAGAGCTTTGAAGTCTTCATTATAAGAATTATAAGATTATAAGTCCCACAGGTtaggaaaaaccaaaaaactgtCAAGACTCATATCTAAACACATTGCTTTCATAGAGTTCTGAAACATAGAAATTTGATATTATATGTAGTGATGACGTATTTGCAGAAGCCTTCTGGCTTTCTTGATTTTACTGTACTTGCATCACAAGCACacagctatatatatatttcagagTGGTGGAGTTGAGGAGGAActtattgtgtttgtgcagTCATTATTGAGAGAACGGTGGCACACAGGGGTCTGCTCGACCTATTAACTTCTTGAACTCGTTTGTTGCATTTCTATGTCGGAAGTGTCCGTCCCTGGAATGGCAGCAGAACCGCTCTCTCAATGCTGCCATTTGTATTCTTCAGAAGTTTTTGAGAAAGCTCATCAGTCTTTATCTTTCACATTCTGCCAAAGTTCACAGTATATTTTGCAAATAAGTGGAAGTCAGGGCCAAAGGAAGAAGAGCAGACGGAATGATCCTTCAGATTAATAATCAGAGCTTCTTTCTAActttaaaatccaaaactttaacattttttttatcgtttGCTCTCAAGAGCctcctttaaataaagttagatGTACAAAAACTGACACAAACTCTTCTTGtacaaaaactaaattgatgtgtatttttattttaaagtttacatttatttttccctcattgctaaaacaaaaagtccttGGAAAATGAGAAAGATTAGTGATCTTAGTAGATCAATAgataaatcaatacattttaagcAAATATCTTTTGAGTTATCCAAACCgtactgtctttttttcaagtGGAGATCAAGATTTTATAGTCAGAATAATAAAACATAGGCGAGCATTGAAAGCACTTTcatttgagcaaaaacacacactcgGTTGTGCATGTTAGACATCGATAAGACGATGTCATTGTGTGTGGAAGGTGGTGTTCCCGTCCGAATGAATATCTGTTCTGTGCCATGACCTTCAGTACAGGTTTCTCAAAAACAATCCACTTCacgtgggtttttttttaaatcaatctgcCATGTTTACAGTCAAAGCAGTGCCTTGAAGTTGGGAAGCCGAGAGGTTTCAGGAAAGGTCATGAGcccccccctccacctcctTTACCAACCCTTCAAATGTCTTACTCGGCACAACCGTTCACTCCCTCGTTAGGATGAGCAATCGGTTAAGTGcacttaagagaaaaaagtaaccTTCCCGTGAATGAGCTCCTTTGTGGCGTTTAACCTAAACTGAAAAACCAGACCTGTGTCCCGTTAGAAAGTAGCAATAACAACGATGATGACGCGTCACTGTCGTCCTGGCGACGTGTTGAAGATCCTCtcgcagaaaaaaaagccatgtttgtgtttgaaaattcCTGCGCGCACATTGAATGAAACTGCGTGTGATGCCTGCTCAGATTATACAGCTTCATAGTGCACAGATTAAAATAAGTGCTTGTTCTTCAATGGTGTTGATTGTGCTAATCTTGTGGTGGGGAGAGTAGTTAGAAATATTCTGAGAAGCCTATTTTCTGAAATATGTAAATGAGTCTATATTGAGAAATCAAAGTGAATGTACATCTAcgacagatttgtatttatataaaagTATGTTCCACGCCAATAACCCAAGCACAATGTCCAAGCTGAAACCGGGTCTCGGATTCTATACACTTTATTTTGCTCTTTTAGCTTTATTTGATCAGCTGTGAAGCTCGTCGGGGTGAAAACTAGCTGCTGTGGACGTTCAGAACGGAAATATAGTCTTTAGCGGAGGAGGTCTTTCATATTCTCAGGTGATCCTCAGGAGAGGGGTGATGGAGCCTTTGTCCAGATCTACAAAAAcgtatattaaattaaaaaaaaagactgtcaACTATGAGTAATCAGTAGGTATGTCTGTTGACAGGCTTTGCAGCCAGAAACAGAATCAAATTTGTGAGGCTGATCTGCAAACTAACCATCATCAATCAAAGTTAAGCTATAATTAAGTTATAATATAtaccaaaatatgttttacggAAGAATAAAGTATATAAATGATTACATATTATTCTTTTAGGTTCATCTTTTGCCtcatatagcctaaaaaatggcttttattttagatttccCTTAAAGCACCTTTAGTGACCTAAGCCTTGGTAACAGTTGAGTGGCTGTAAAGGCCTGCCGGTCCATCATCAGTGAAGGGACGCTGTCGGGTTGCAGGCTTACAGCTTTGCGCTGTGAATAAAGActatattttagtttcataagcAATACAAGCATTCGAACAAATCAAGAGCCGCGCTTGCAGGTAGTGGCTTTGGTGGAGAAATGTAGGCCGGGTGGTGTGACTTTAGTTTTCTTCTCTTAATTTGTAGTCATCAAAAACATGTGCTTTTAAAGTGAATTCTCAATCTGCCTTCATAATCTGTATGAAATGACGGGTGGATGATGTAACGAGGCACTTTTCTGTCACAGCTTACATTGTAGTTTGTTTTAAACGGTCTAGCAGCTACAGCTAGAAGTGAAGCAGATCAAAACTtggtgaggtttttttttttgatcttATGGCAGAAGTATaacatcttttatttctttagaacattttgtttttatattcttcttctttaatagttttACAATGTTTTCACGTGCGCGCGCCTGTCTGTGTTACTTGTGAAGTTTAACTCCAGATTGtatttcataaactttaaaatttgaagattGTTGAATGAATTCATGTCTTAATAAagattgtttgaaaaataaaatgactcaatctcatttttttattctgttaagAACTTCTGctatattatatttaatttaacatttcaaaaaatacttttgtgccTCTCACAATCATAAAAGTAAAttcatgtaaaatgaaaaaaaggaacttcAGCTCTTTCCCACGCTTAAGTCTGGAGTCTCTGATCTTCTGTACTCCATAGGATCTTTGGGTTCGGGTCGGAAGAGTTTGACATCAACAAGAACTTGAGCAGATGACAAGGTTCAAACACTTGAAGGGACTTGATTTTTGTAGATTGCCTCTTTTCTTCTAAATTCTTGGATCTGGACAACTGGATCTGACATACAAACTTGGAAAAGCTTGTATCTAAGGACAACAATCCAGTTCTGTTTGTTCGCAGGGTGGACACAGTTCTGGTGTCACACAGGAAACAACTAAAGGTCATGTTCTGCTCAAGAGATTCCTTTAAAGCTCTAATCCCAGTAGTTGTCCACTAACTTTCCAAATTCTTAAATTGATTGTTTTGGGTGAAACGTTTccttttattcaattttctatTATTGAGTTTGGAAACAGTACTCTGTGAACAACTAGCTTCTTTGGCAACAATGTGTCGTCTAAACTTCCTGTGCAGAATGACACTGATTGTCTTCTAATCCAGCAGTTCTCCTCATGAATGTGTAGTTTTTGATCTGAACTGAAAGACATTTTAGAGGCCCAAAAACATCAGCAtgctttatatatattatttttacagtgcAACACAATGATTTAccaatgttttcttgtttttagagACTCAGTTTGAGTCTTCATTACCTGAAAATCACAATgaaaactagacatatagcattaccggCGACAATGCAAGTTtgaagctgaatgtggccgctgaaaatgctgaagttaatcgctgaaaatgctaaatctgaagctaatagtttgccaaaaatattagctaaatgctaaatagccacgcaaaaaaacagaaaaatggtaaattttgccaaaacagctagaataattctaaaatatcagctaaactccatatttgcccaaatcattttaaaaagtcaaattttcacTAAAcaattagcataatgctaaaatattagcttatattagctccaaattagccctaaaactggaaaaatgtcttaattagtcaaaaacaactagcacgatgctaaataaaagctcaattccaaattactctaaaaaatGTGGTAGTTGATGaacgttttaaagtttgaatggtgtctagCTAAAAGTatatgcagaagttcacaagttttaaagtgcacaatgtttttgaagaatttaagcaatttctcattcattttctaagggccatattttgctcaatcttttaaaaactatatagtttatgaaaaccaaaagtacaagcagtaatgttttgAGCAAGCAGAGcattttgatatcaagattgctaaaatagctgaaaatatgagtgtttacatgccaaaaaacttacagaaaagagcaggagaatcactgttgTATTGGATCACTATTGTGTGGATGCTGCAAAGcatttttaacacttaaaaaatgaaacaaaaaaaatcttcagactTTATACTTTAGTTTTCTGAAAACAGATGTACCAAGGGAACAAGTTGGAAAAAGTGCACTTCCCTTTTTAGCCACATGATGGTGCCAAAATCTTCCCAGATCAGTTTATCTTTTATCAAGAGCAGCCAGTAATCATTTGAGTTAAATCAGTacaactttatatatttttattttattctatttttggtCAGGTACAGTTATACGCCACtctaacaggaaaaaaaaattaggaaccAAATATTTATCCGTTCTTACATAAAATTCTGCAAGGAATATTTAACATAAAGCCCAAAATATCTACATTAAAGCAATATAGTAACTCTTTCATctatttagtgttttgtttgagGTGTATCTCAGCATATATATAacacaattttgtattttattagtttaaagctaaaatgtagGTGATGTCCATTTGGTTTGAttgatttggtcaaaaaaatgataaaaccaaAGCAAATAAAGAAGCAACGACTGGCAGGAGtggctattatttattaatattatgtaCAGTTATACCACAGCAATGAAGATAGTACAGTGACAAAGTCAAAGTATAAATACTGGCTCCTGCCGGCTGAGATCATTTTCCTTCTCTTTTACCCCAGATCATTGAACTGCATTGATCATCTCTAATCGTCAGTGTATCTGAGGCACACTGGGAAAACACgaagaaagtgtaaaaatggacataaattaaaaatcatcAGAGCAGATGTACGGAAGGTAATGTGAAGGTACATCTAAGAAAAAAGTGATTATGTGGTAAGAAGCGTTAATGGTGTCACGTCggctcttcttttcttttttttttcgtaagcGTTGCTGAGATGCAAATGAGACAGAAGTTGTGGAGAAAGAAATGCGAAGTGCACTGGAGAGCTGCGTTGTAAACAAAGAGAGAATTGACCAACAATTCCCTGCTGAACTGGAGGAGCAGTGAGAAATATCAGGCGCATTAAAAGGCTTCAGGTAATAGtgataaagtgtgttttgtattttttttttttatgtactggAGCAGAAGAAGACTCGGCTGTTTTTGGTCTCACATGTTATTTTACagagtgaatgtgtgcgtgTGCTTCTGTGCACTTTGATCAGCCGTAAGTTCTGTGGACGTGAGTCGGTTTCGTGTCGTGTGTTTCCAAGCAGTGTGTGTAAACTCATAAGTCATGTATATTATGTACAGTACAGGTTTGTCAAATCGTACATACAGTGTGAAATACAGGGTGCAAACTGTGCCCCGCTAGCACCACCCCTGTCGCCACAGGTGGGGGGCAGGGTGCGGCTGCTCAGTTCCAGATCTTCAAGAAGCTGTCCCAGGAGCCCGTGCACGCCGCCATGCCGTCATCCGTCACGCCCAGACAGCTCACTCGATTGTCGTGGCCAGCCAGCACTCCTACAGGAAGAAGGCCGACAGACAAAAGGCCTCTTATTACTGTGAAATGTGTCTTTGTGACAAAGACGCATTACAATGGCCACTTTCTCTCCTTTGACCAGTGCGGTGTTGAAGTCCAGGTTATGAGGAAAACACGCCACAGGTTGCAGAGCTTATCAGTTGGGTTTCTTAGAATCAAGAACATGACTTTTCCTTCAGCTCGTCTTAAACTgcctcattttttaaatttgttgttaGGTTGAGGTAAATAACTGACTAAACTTGATGGTGATCAGTACGaatgcaaaaaatgtcatttatacaccctctccaatgaaaattgtgcttttttggtGTTCGTAACATGTTCTTatgtcatttttgtcatgatgcaGGACATATGTAAAGGAAATTGAGattgaaattacatttctgagtatttctccattcaaatagacccttttcacgtgttGCCGGAAAGTGCCGAGTCGCTTCCAGTCCCTATTGTTTAGAAtgaagcaattttacataaataataataggtAAGCTAACCAACTGTAAccgaaatttgtacaatatttattttaaaaaggtcctacctggttgtattggtTTTCCCTCTCTAGATTGTTCTCAAATCAGAGCACAAATGTCAATAAGGCTTCCCCAAATTCCTATGGATTTTATTAAACCAgttgtggattatttctctctgacaagttagacaaaggttacgAGTACTTTACgaaatgctgcttgtttgattatgaaggtaattatgtttttattcttttaatctatgCTAATTAGCATTAGCTTTGAATATGAGCCGTGGAGTTACAGAAGATCTACCCACTTAAAAGTTGCCtaaatttcctttcaaaaaatccatgtaaacagattaaaagtcagacaattccagagTGTCTGatgttaaagtaaaactttttactgTTGCAAtattttctactgcggtcagtgagcagctgttagctcagccgtggttctaacgtcgctcctctttgttgtttttgttcataaatgtgtcTGATCTCTGGGaaaacaaaggtaaaaaaaatgatcaaattaattgaaaactgttgccaaaaatatgaaagtgacttttttcACGTAATGTTTTAAGACGTTCGCCCAGAGAggattattttgaaagctgaaaatgcttggCTCGATAGCTGCTCTTAACATTTTCACtaaaccaaaccattcctgtttttacaattatcccctaaaatatcccgtAGAACAAGTAAATTTAGcctgcaaataacatcagccaaaatagaacccgTGAGAATTATATCTgttcaaatgaaaggtcaatattttgaatgaaacctcaaatattggaagattattcaaatttgtatttagatttgtgaacgattacatttttctgttgaaattggtacgGTTCAttgattatttatgtaaaattgtgttgaaCAGCGTTAAGTTCTTCGGTTTCCTGGTCTAAATTCGAAAGTTGTGTATCACGCTCACATCCCTgacgccattttgtctgacgtcacagcAAAAAGGGTCCATTGTtgtgggcgggccacaagctccctgctcagctccattctgatccatctactgcagacaaatagatccatgtatgtttttgttttcctcgttggAACTGTCATCTAAGTTGCGCACTATTATTGTTGCACCGGCAATGTTCGGTTGGGGATTTGCGGGGCTGTAAGCTACGTTATCGGTTATACGtgacgggaaggggggcggggttatcctgagccaacagtcctgcccacaactaaaaggaaaatttctaatgaactactagaAAACAACTTGTGgtattttgattttgactaaaagcgccataattatgattaaattcCGTGTGGATGATCGGAGTGAAACTTTAAAGGTTTGATCtcataaataaagtcatttatgAAAGGTTAAAGGTCTTTTAAGGTCTTTTTTGCTTCGACATGCTCTACCTGTTTGGAGCAGCTCGTAGGTGGAGCCTCCACACCTCTCTGTTTCACCCACCTGCTCTGTCCCCCTTCATGGCGTCCCAGATGTTGCAGTTAAAGTCGTCGTAGCCCGCCAGCAGCAAGCGGCCGGAGCGCGAGAAAGCCACAGAGGTGATGCCGCAGATGATGTTGTCGTGGCAGTAGACGCTGAGCTCCTGGTCTGCGCGCAGGTCAAACAGCCTGCAGGTGGCGTCATCAGAGCCTGTAGCAAAAGCGCTGCCATTGGGAAAGAACTGCAACGAAGGAATAGAAATCGGATCGGTTTGGTTGATTATTTGTCTGCTTTTATGCCACATTTTAGCACAAACACATGAGCGCTTTCTTTAAGCGAAAGGAATGAAGGAACCAGAAGCACGCACACAGGTAGCATTGATGTCCGACTCGTGACCTGTGAAGGTCTGCCGGCACATGCTGTCCCTGATGTCCCACAGCTTGACCGAAGCATCGCAGGCCCCTGACACGAAGGTGCGCAGGTCCGGCGACAGGGACAGGCTCATGACGTCGCCGGTGTGGCCCGAGAACACAGTGGTCTGCTGACTCGTCTCGATGTCCCACATCGCACTGAAATCAGAGAGCAGAGAGTCAGCGACGACCTTCTGCGGAGGACAGGTTTAGCCCTTTGGGACTCACCAGGTGGTGTCTCCAGAACTTGTGATGATTTGATTGTCATCAATGAAGCGGCAACATGACAGGTAACCTGGAAATCCAGACAGGAGGTTTTGATCAGCAGATTATTCCTATTTCAGGTGCCGAAAACTTTGGCTCACAGCAAAGTTCAGCACAACCCTCATGACTATCCCTCTACCACCATGCCTAACAATTGTTATTCAATATTTATGCTCCAACATTTATTTATCCTCTTATGTTCTGACTATCAACCATCGCTTCATCTGTCTAAAGTCttgactaaattagtcaaatattttacaaaaaaaaaaaactttacaagcAAAACCAGTCTGTCAGGCTCCTTCCAGAGATCCACTTTTCCTTCTTCTTCCCGTTCTTCCCAGTCACTGTCATGAGTTTTAACATACAGGCTGAGGCATGCAGGATCTAAGATactatcttgttttttttttttttttgagtaaactGAACTAGCTGGGACCACCCCCCCTTTTACGAGAAATTGagaaataacattatttttatttaaatcactgttGTTAAATGGTCCTAACTTTTTCCAGATCGGATCACTACCGATGTTACCTGAAGacacttttcttttacttttaacaaagtttttcaaagtttgCTGCTAAGCAGTAGATAAAATACACCACTTATCGGGAAAATGTCCTTCCTACTGAAGAATGAAATGAAAGtttcattcacttttttaaagtctaaaaaaggCCAAAGTTAGTAAATGGGAAtcttttatcataaaaatgatGTTATTGTTAAATACTTCAGAAATACAGAGAGATTTAGATAAACGTAAATGTATTTTGAAGcatttcaatatatttaaatagaTGTGTAGTCACATCTATTTAGTCAGATTTAAGAGGTTATTGCATGGATAACACAAAAATGGGAAGACATTTTCCATTTAAGTGTTTGTTACACTTTTGCTGCAAACTAGCTCTGGCTAAAAGCATTATGATATGGGCATGAGACCACTATTTACAGTacgtctatgtttttatatctgtccttattcaataaattaatttaattcaacCAGAAATGCAGCAATAAACCctgattttatttgaaactcTTTGAGATAAAATAACATTATACCCATAAACTATCCCTGTAAGAGTTGgctaatgtttatatttattatttaatatctttttttaattattatttccaCAAAAGTGATAAAAATCTGCAAACCCTGACCACCACACATGATAAAATCCTCTCACGGTGTTGCTAAAATCTATCAGATCTGAGCTCAGCTCATTGCGACTGAGTGATCTTATTAACTAAtaatgatgaaaacaaagctTTGTTGTCGCAAAAGCTTCAAAACTGGGGATTCCCATGAGACGGAGGAGCTGTGCGTGCACGCCTGGAGTGCGTTTGACCAAAGGGGCGGGCGGGAGTGAGAGCCGGACGCCGCTCTCACCTGTATGGCCAGGTAGTTCCCTGCTGACCCTGACGTTGCCTTCACGCGTCTTCAAGCAGTAGATGGAGCAGATGTTGTCCAGGCCTCCACAGGCCACATAGTTCCCAGAGGGGGCGTAAGCACACGTCATGACCCAGGAGGAGCGCAGGGGGATGGCGTGGATCTGAGACATGCAGAGCAGAGTGAAACCAAATGGAAACACAGGAATGGGCCTTTTTTCCCTCCAGTTTTGACTGTGGAATTTTCATCTTATTAATAAACGAGtttagattaaataaaagcttcacagatatgaataaaaaacatgattgtttTAGGGCTAAAGTTTGCTAAATGAATTAGAAAAATGCCGCCTAACGTCATAAAAATGAGACGACTTAACTCTGAGACTTCTAGTCTAGACATGCTTTGCAGATTATCTCGTGAGAGGAATATTTTTACTGACTTTACCTTGTTAGTCGTGTAGCTGTCCCAGACGATGAGTTTTCCATCTTGAGAAGCGCTAACCAGAAgcctgaagagaaaaaaaaacatttttgaacatgtATGACATTTACGAAATGTTACAAACTTCATAAATAACAACTAAAAGATTcagacttaataaaaaaaacaagccaatcaattctaaataataaaaactaaataatattttacatattCTTATTAGAGGGGTTGTTTTATGtactatttttatatatatattagaataaTCCTACTAAAAAGTGCAaagattttttagatttaaaataatctacaaataaaaaaattatatcctTAAATAATACAtggatatttatatttataaggCACCAACATGACACAATAGAGATAAATAACAAAccttttacagaaaaatgctattttctgagtaaactcctaaataaagctaaatgtgggaggagctataaATCATATAAAGGCGTCAGTCTCACTATGATGTCATGTGATCTGTAAAAATGAGGACAATCCTCCTGAACTGGCAAATTCTGCTCTCCCAAGCAGCAaacgtttctgtttttttcttccgaCCGTCTGTCTTTCTAGTTGATCTAGTAAACAAAGACAAAGTGAATCACTGTTCCGACTGGAAGAGGCGTCAGCTGAGCGATATGAAAACATTCCCTGCTTTGCTTAAATCCTCCTTCTTAGCATCTTGACAGATGATTTTCCATGTCTCACAGCAGGGATGGATGTTGACGCTTTTTTCCGTCCTCCACAATGCAACAAATTGAACTGATTCTGACCTTGAGTCTGACCCCCAGTGCATGGCATAGATCTTGGCCAGGTGACCGCGGAGGGTGCGTCTCGTCCGCATCTGAATCCGTCCCACTGGGTCCAGACCGGCTGCCATCTACGTTTGAGGGAAATCATGTTTATTCTCATCTTTACTGCAGAAACTCGCTCATGTAagagtcttttttattttattcttcatcATCCTAAACTTATTTGACCCACCCCTCCAAACAAATGAGAAATTTACATCATTTCCATATGAATATGACcctattttataataataatatttattttataaattactACCCCATATGATAATATTCCCCATTTTCCctaatagctccaatattgatcgtcatttttgttgcacctgtaaagTTAGGTTGAGAGGCTggaagctagcaggagagcatgtaaacagagagctctcagcaacagacCCACCCacactgctgctctgtagaaacgttgtcctggaaaatgatgtgggttttttgattttggttaaaaatgggaTAATCATGatgaaaagaccacttttacaacagatccaaagatgatccgAGTGATTCTTTAAGCATTCAAGAGGtcttaaacacttttttccccccaaaaatgatgGTTCTCCATCATTTTTCAATGGaatatacattttcttaaccttATTTTGGCAACTTTAGTAATCTCTGCAGATGTTTTCTTTGATGTCAGTAATATATTCCCTCTGAAAcgggtttgtttgtttcccaTAACCATTAGTTTGAGTTAAATGACCACTCATAGATacttcaaaaatgcattttcagttTAATCCATGGTTATTTTAGACTAAGTTTCCAATTGTACTtgaaatgtcatatttttgacAGTGTTTTGTATATTTACCTGTGTCAGGGTAGAATCTCCACATGCCTTTCTGGCATCCTGGTCATGGAATTACAGACAGAGAGAAGACGGTGAAAAATCTCAGATTGAAACATCAAAAttgatcaaatactttttttatttttttaaaactgactcTAATCTGGTTCCTCAGCTGCTCGGCCTCCTGACGAAGCTGCTCCAACTcactcattttgattttttccgAGCTCCTTCACCTGTTGAATGAAGCACAACTGTAATCACCGTCATCTAAATAAAGCATCATCTGAAACTTAATAGGATGATGGAATATGCATCCTGTAAGTAAGTAATCAAGGATTAGCGAATATTTAATCCATTAATctggttgatttaaaaaaagaatgacttAAAACTCTTCTTGCGCTCTATTTGTGTATAATTAAATGGAGTAGAGTTTCTAATCTCCACAGTGAGAAAATCCTTGTAATCTGTTTATGACAATGCAACCATGGCTGCTTTAACTCAGGAGAATAATCTGTGATAATCTGAGGCGATTTAAGCACCACTGACCGGCCAGTTAGAGATCGTGAGCGttttaaacctcaaaaataGTATCTTTGCTTAGCATC includes these proteins:
- the gnb2 gene encoding guanine nucleotide-binding protein G(I)/G(S)/G(T) subunit beta-2 yields the protein MSELEQLRQEAEQLRNQIRDARKACGDSTLTQMAAGLDPVGRIQMRTRRTLRGHLAKIYAMHWGSDSRLLVSASQDGKLIVWDSYTTNKIHAIPLRSSWVMTCAYAPSGNYVACGGLDNICSIYCLKTREGNVRVSRELPGHTGYLSCCRFIDDNQIITSSGDTTCAMWDIETSQQTTVFSGHTGDVMSLSLSPDLRTFVSGACDASVKLWDIRDSMCRQTFTGHESDINATCFFPNGSAFATGSDDATCRLFDLRADQELSVYCHDNIICGITSVAFSRSGRLLLAGYDDFNCNIWDAMKGDRAGVLAGHDNRVSCLGVTDDGMAACTGSWDSFLKIWN